One genomic window of Gossypium hirsutum isolate 1008001.06 chromosome D11, Gossypium_hirsutum_v2.1, whole genome shotgun sequence includes the following:
- the LOC107912548 gene encoding cytochrome P450 CYP82D47 — protein sequence MIMDLASGLPAIVVGSLGLFILYNLWWTICSHKTEGKLLVRQPSGALPFIGHLHLLRAQQTGARTLAALADKYGPVFTIRLGRSHTCVVSSPEAVKDCFTINDKVFADRPRSNAGTFLAYDHAGFGFASYGAYWLEIRKLAVVELFSVHRLALLKQVRVSEVNAFIKNLYLFCKKNEQVLNQNISVGPRLEVLVLNMMVRMIAGKRYFTGADGEVHEEAKRLIKLIKEFASVLATTAVSEVFPFLKWMDKWSNQVKSMKRISKEMESLIETWVDEHKLKKLKTEENNSNQDFIDVMLSTIKDGHAMSGHAGEKIIKATITMLIIAGIDTTAIAMTWILSNLMNNRQALKRAQQELDLKIGRDRWAEDSDMEKLNYLQAIIKETFRLYPPVPMLMPHVLREDCCVSGYHIPRGTRLFVNAWKLHRDPRVWSNPEEFEPERFLTSHRNVDVLGRNFELTPFGSGRRSCPGIKWTLQAVHLTMARLLQGFDLTTPLHAPVDMTEAQGASATMPKATPLELVLTPRLPPHLYHL from the exons TTAGGATTGTTCATATTGTACAATCTATGGTGGACTATTTGTAGCCACAAGACGGAGGGCAAATTACTTGTCCGACAACCCTCTGGTGCCTTACCTTTCATAGGCCACCTTCACCTGCTTCGTGCCCAACAAACAGGTGCTCGAACCCTTGCGGCCTTGGCGGATAAATATGGACCCGTCTTCACAATCCGGCTCGGTAGATCCCACACCTGTGTCGTCAGCAGCCCGGAAGCTGTCAAAGACTGTTTCACCATTAATGATAAGGTCTTTGCGGATCGGCCAAGATCGAATGCAGGGACATTCCTGGCTTACGACCATGCAGGCTTCGGGTTTGCTTCTTACGGAGCGTATTGGCTTGAGATTCGTAAGCTAGCCGTGGTTGAACTCTTCTCGGTCCATAGATTAGCGTTATTAAAGCAGGTACGGGTCTCGGAGGTGAAtgcatttattaaaaatttgtacTTGTTTTGCAAGAAAAATGAGCAGGTTCTAAACCAGAATATCTCGGTCGGTCCGAGGCTTGAAGTTTTGGTTCTAAACATGATGGTGAGAATGATTGCTGGGAAGAGATATTTCACGGGTGCTGATGGCGAAGTCCATGAAGAAGCAAAGCGTCTCATCAAGTTGATTAAAGAATTTGCGTCAGTTTTAGCCACTACTGCAGTTTCAGAAGTGTTTCCGTTTCTAAAATGGATGGATAAATGGAGCAACCAAGTGAAATCCATGAAGCGTATTTCAAAGGAGATGGAGTCGCTTATCGAAACTTGGGTCGATGAACACAAACTAAAGAAGCTTAAAACAGAAGAAAACAACAGCAACCAAGATTTCATCGACGTGATGCTCTCTACGATAAAGGATGGTCATGCCATGTCCGGTCATGCAGGCGAGAAGATTATCAAGGCAACGATAAcg ATGTTAATCATAGCAGGGATTGACACCACGGCCATTGCAATGACATGGATATTGTCCAACTTGATGAACAATAGGCAAGCTTTGAAGCGTGCTCAACAAGAGCTAGACCTCAAAATCGGTCGAGACAGATGGGCAGAAGACTCTGATATGGAGAAATTAAACTATCTCCAAGCCATTATTAAGGAAACATTTCGTCTCTATCCACCAGTGCCAATGTTAATGCCTCATGTCCTCAGGGAAGATTGTTGTGTCAGCGGCTACCACATTCCACGGGGCACTCGTTTATTTGTGAATGCCTGGAAGTTGCACCGAGACCCACGGGTTTGGTCGAACCCCGAGGAGTTTGAGCCGGAAAGATTTCTCACGAGCCATCGAAACGTGGATGTTTTGGGACGGAACTTTGAGCTGACTCCATTTGGTTCTGGTAGACGATCATGCCCGGGAATTAAGTGGACGTTGCAGGCTGTACATTTGACAATGGCTCGGTTGCTTCAAGGGTTTGACTTAACTACACCCTTACATGCTCCCGTTGATATGACTGAAGCCCAAGGTGCAAGTGCAACCATGCCTAAAGCCACTCCTCTTGAGCTTGTCCTCACGCCTCGCCTTCCTCCTCATCTTTATCACCTCTAG